In Nocardioides dokdonensis FR1436, the following are encoded in one genomic region:
- a CDS encoding NADH:flavin oxidoreductase: MTSLTAPLPLDHGPTWANRITLAPLTNLQSHADGSLSDDELDWLVARGDGGFAMVMTCAAHVSPEGQCWDGQLAVWDDRFLPGLTRLAEALRASGTVSCVQLQHGGVRSSQELSGHQPVGPWDDAAKGARALSTEEVQRTVQDFVDAAVRVERAGFDGVQVHGAHAYLLAQFLDTRANHRTDQYGGTAENRARVFHEVVDGIRAATGPDFQVGMRLTPERSGIPLAESTALAAELMGRGGLDHLDISSWDVTKTPFETAYDGLLIEHFTSLERGATRLGVAGGVVSAADAQWCLERGADFVTVGTAGILHHDFARRALADPAFAMTSTPVTREHLRTERLGADFIEYLATGWDDLVA, encoded by the coding sequence GTGACCTCGCTGACCGCCCCGCTCCCGCTCGACCACGGCCCCACGTGGGCCAACCGGATCACGCTGGCGCCGCTGACCAACCTGCAGTCCCACGCCGACGGGAGCCTGTCCGACGACGAGCTCGACTGGCTGGTGGCGCGCGGCGACGGGGGGTTCGCGATGGTGATGACGTGTGCTGCGCACGTCTCGCCCGAGGGCCAGTGCTGGGACGGCCAGCTCGCGGTGTGGGACGACCGGTTCCTGCCCGGCCTGACCCGGCTCGCCGAGGCGCTGCGCGCCAGCGGCACCGTGTCGTGCGTGCAGCTGCAGCACGGCGGGGTCCGCTCCTCCCAGGAGCTCTCCGGCCACCAGCCCGTCGGGCCGTGGGACGACGCCGCCAAGGGCGCCCGGGCGCTGAGCACCGAGGAGGTCCAGCGCACGGTGCAGGACTTCGTCGACGCCGCGGTGCGCGTCGAGCGGGCCGGCTTCGACGGGGTGCAGGTGCACGGCGCGCACGCCTACCTGCTCGCCCAGTTCCTCGACACCCGCGCCAACCACCGCACCGACCAGTACGGCGGCACCGCTGAGAACCGGGCCCGTGTCTTCCACGAGGTCGTCGACGGCATCCGCGCTGCCACCGGGCCCGACTTCCAGGTCGGCATGCGGCTGACCCCCGAGCGCAGCGGCATCCCGCTCGCCGAGTCCACCGCGCTGGCCGCGGAGCTGATGGGCCGCGGCGGGCTCGACCACCTCGACATCTCCTCGTGGGACGTCACCAAGACCCCCTTCGAGACGGCGTACGACGGCCTCCTCATCGAGCACTTCACCTCGCTCGAGCGCGGAGCGACCCGGCTCGGGGTGGCCGGTGGCGTCGTGTCGGCCGCCGACGCCCAGTGGTGCCTCGAGCGCGGCGCCGACTTCGTCACCGTCGGGACCGCGGGCATCCTGCACCACGACTTCGCCCGTCGCGCGCTGGCCGACCCGGCGTTCGCGATGACCAGCACCCCGGTCACCCGCGAGCACCTGCGCACCGAGCGGCTGGGAGCGGACTTCATCGAGTACCTCGCCACCGGCTGGGACGACCTCGTTGCCTGA
- a CDS encoding CDGSH iron-sulfur domain-containing protein, whose amino-acid sequence MSGPPDRGLTEVTLCEDGPMLVRGPVCVEDEDGQRHVSSRPVTAVCRCGASSLKPWCDGSHKLLATGGPRARRLDRA is encoded by the coding sequence GTGAGCGGGCCGCCCGACCGGGGCCTCACCGAGGTGACCCTCTGCGAGGACGGACCGATGCTGGTGCGCGGACCGGTGTGCGTGGAGGACGAGGACGGGCAGCGCCACGTCTCCTCCCGCCCCGTCACCGCCGTGTGCCGCTGCGGCGCCTCCTCGCTCAAGCCCTGGTGCGACGGCTCGCACAAGCTGCTCGCCACCGGCGGCCCCCGCGCCCGCCGCCTGGACCGGGCCTGA
- a CDS encoding iron-containing redox enzyme family protein, giving the protein MATLPRARGPLSDAIVEDLRGGAPVPAPHLLPEAGPLGSGDEELALWVLHELHHRGFDDVPDDAEWRPDLLAVRAGLEQRLEQRWRAHVAAADLPALPVGAEGPELARAFFALCDTDTGSESVARFLQREADEDQLHEVLRQRSIYHVKEQDAAMWTLPRLPDTTKAHLMTIAYDEYGNGRPEDLHAALWARGMSACGLDASYGAHVDDALPEVLEQNNLMSLLGLQRRLVPAALGHLAAFEVTSAVPSRRVVRGLERLGAPEPMVAYYREHMVADAVHEQVAVRDLLGSYVAEVPGSEPEIAFGAAVSMLAEAATATALLAHVRRAQDRGDEVDVA; this is encoded by the coding sequence ATGGCGACACTTCCCCGGGCGCGAGGCCCGTTGAGCGACGCGATCGTCGAGGACCTGCGCGGCGGCGCCCCCGTGCCGGCGCCGCACCTGCTGCCGGAGGCGGGTCCCCTCGGGAGCGGCGACGAGGAGCTCGCCCTGTGGGTGCTGCACGAGCTGCACCACCGCGGCTTCGACGACGTGCCCGACGACGCCGAGTGGCGCCCCGACCTGCTGGCCGTGCGCGCCGGCCTGGAGCAGCGGCTCGAGCAGCGCTGGCGCGCCCACGTCGCCGCAGCCGACCTGCCGGCGCTCCCGGTGGGCGCCGAGGGGCCGGAGCTGGCCCGTGCCTTCTTCGCGCTCTGCGACACCGACACCGGGTCCGAGTCGGTGGCGCGGTTCCTGCAGCGCGAGGCCGACGAGGACCAGCTACACGAGGTGCTGCGCCAGCGCTCGATCTACCACGTCAAGGAGCAGGACGCGGCGATGTGGACGCTGCCGCGCCTGCCCGACACCACCAAGGCGCACCTGATGACGATCGCCTACGACGAGTACGGCAACGGCCGCCCCGAGGACCTGCACGCCGCCCTGTGGGCGCGCGGCATGTCCGCCTGCGGCCTCGACGCGTCGTACGGCGCCCACGTCGACGACGCGCTGCCCGAGGTGCTCGAGCAGAACAACCTGATGTCGCTGCTCGGGCTGCAGCGCCGGCTGGTGCCGGCGGCGCTGGGGCACCTCGCGGCGTTCGAGGTCACCAGCGCGGTGCCCTCGCGACGCGTGGTGCGCGGCCTGGAGCGGCTCGGCGCGCCCGAGCCGATGGTGGCCTACTACCGCGAGCACATGGTCGCCGACGCGGTGCACGAGCAGGTCGCGGTGCGTGACCTGCTCGGCTCGTACGTCGCCGAGGTGCCGGGCAGCGAGCCCGAGATCGCCTTCGGGGCGGCCGTCAGCATGCTGGCCGAGGCCGCGACCGCCACCGCGCTGCTGGCGCACGTGCGCAGGGCGCAGGATCGTGGCGACGAGGTGGACGTCGCGTGA